A single region of the Malus sylvestris chromosome 8, drMalSylv7.2, whole genome shotgun sequence genome encodes:
- the LOC126631049 gene encoding zinc finger CCCH domain-containing protein 23-like: MMLGEPTRLHPTLHVPPWDSLDDHFIHTPTSPFSIPIHSGNSNGNASNCGDYSPLSPMFLDSLAALHRYLPSNESDSLAEDPDMPMNPISCDQFRMFEFKVRRCAHGRSHDWTDCPYAHPGEKARRRDPRKYHYSGAACPDFRKGHCPKGDSCEFAHGVFECWLHPARYRTQPCKDGLRCNRRVCFFAHTPEQLRVLPGQSPRTQGSGALDSYPFGSSPTSILMSPPLSPPSESPPMSPNSPQLGRNSVSKLVASMRNFKLAKMKMNSPPAWGTQMGSGFGSSPRGSAFRPGFCSLPSTPTRTTGRVGPNPVDLWDQPCEEEPAMERVESGRDLRARMYARLSKENSLGRVGRVDSGTAAPDVGWISDLVSE, from the coding sequence ATGATGCTCGGAGAACCGACCCGACTTCACCCCACTCTCCATGTTCCTCCCTGGGACTCACTTGACGATCATTTTATTCATACCCCCACCTCACCCTTCTCCATCCCCATTCACTCCGGTAACTCTAACGGCAATGCCTCCAACTGTGGAGACTACTCCCCGCTCTCCCCAATGTTCCTCGACTCGCTCGCCGCTCTCCATCGTTACCTCCCGTCTAATGAGTCTGACTCGCTGGCTGAGGACCCGGACATGCCAATGAACCCGATCTCCTGCGATCAGTTCCGGATGTTCGAGTTCAAGGTCCGGAGGTGCGCGCACGGCAGGTCGCACGATTGGACCGACTGTCCATACGCCCACCCGGGCGAGAAGGCCCGGCGTCGCGACCCGAGAAAGTACCACTACTCCGGCGCCGCATGCCCTGACTTCCGCAAGGGCCACTGCCCGAAGGGTGACTCGTGCGAGTTCGCTCACGGTGTTTTCGAGTGCTGGCTCCACCCGGCCCGGTACCGGACCCAGCCATGCAAGGACGGGTTGCGCTGCAACCGCCGGGTCTGCTTCTTTGCCCACACACCCGAACAGCTCCGGGTCCTGCCCGGTCAGAGCCCGAGAACCCAAGGGTCGGGAGCTTTGGACTCGTATCCTTTTGGTTCGTCCCCCACCTCGATCCTGATGTCCCCTCCATTGTCTCCGCCGTCTGAGTCGCCGCCAATGTCGCCGAACAGCCCTCAACTCGGCCGTAACTCGGTGAGCAAACTTGTTGCTTCGATGCGAAACTTCAAGCTTGCTAAGATGAAAATGAACTCTCCGCCTGCATGGGGGACCCAAATGGGATCCGGATTCGGCTCCTCACCACGTGGGTCAGCGTTCCGACCCGGTTTTTGCAGCCTTCCTTCGACCCCGACTCGCACAACGGGTCGGGTTGGACCAAACCCGGTTGATCTCTGGGACCAGCCGTGCGAAGAGGAGCCGGCAATGGAGAGGGTGGAGTCCGGGAGGGACCTCCGGGCGAGAATGTACGCGAGGCTGAGTAAGGAGAACTCTCTTGGTCGAGTGGGACGAGTTGACTCGGGCACGGCAGCTCCCGACGTGGGCTGGATTTCGGATCTAGTCAGCGAGTGA